In Paenibacillus hexagrammi, the following are encoded in one genomic region:
- a CDS encoding hydroxymethylglutaryl-CoA synthase family protein, whose protein sequence is MISVGIEAMNVFGGIAFLDVMQLAKHRNMDTSRFENLLIKEKTVAMPYEDPITYGVNAAKPLIDLLSDTDKDRIELLITCTESGVDFGKSISTYIHHYLGLNRNCRLFEMKNACYSGTAGLQMAVNFILSQTSPGAKALVVVTDISRFTLAESGDVLNMDWAFAEPTSGAGAAAILVSDTPYVFQVDVGANGYYGYEVMDTCRPTPDGEVGDADLGFMSYLDCCERSFLEYQNRVNDVNYRDTFEYLSFHTPFGGMVKSAHRAMMRKMAQASPREIEPDFQKRVAPGLIYCQRVGNMMGGSMFMSLASTIDHGSYDLPKRIGCFSYGSGCCSEFYSGIASARGQQLQSRFRIEEQLNGRYSLNIQEYEALLAESSAVKFGTRNTKLEFDRIPAVMDSCKGKGLLFLQEIKEFHRQYSWI, encoded by the coding sequence ATGATATCTGTCGGAATTGAAGCGATGAATGTATTTGGTGGAATAGCATTCCTGGATGTTATGCAGTTAGCCAAGCATCGAAACATGGATACCTCAAGATTTGAAAATTTACTTATCAAAGAAAAGACGGTGGCCATGCCTTATGAAGATCCGATCACCTATGGCGTTAATGCGGCCAAACCGCTGATTGATTTGCTCTCCGACACCGATAAAGACCGGATCGAATTGTTGATAACCTGTACCGAGTCCGGTGTGGACTTTGGAAAATCGATAAGCACCTACATTCATCATTATCTGGGATTAAACAGGAATTGCCGTTTATTCGAAATGAAGAACGCTTGCTATTCGGGAACCGCAGGGCTTCAGATGGCGGTCAACTTTATATTGTCACAGACTTCCCCAGGGGCGAAAGCTTTAGTTGTTGTGACAGATATTTCACGGTTTACTCTGGCGGAGAGCGGAGATGTCCTGAACATGGATTGGGCCTTTGCGGAGCCTACTTCAGGTGCGGGGGCGGCTGCAATTCTGGTGAGCGATACCCCATATGTGTTTCAAGTAGATGTAGGAGCAAACGGATATTACGGCTACGAGGTAATGGATACTTGCCGGCCGACACCAGATGGCGAAGTTGGGGATGCGGATTTGGGATTCATGTCCTATTTAGACTGCTGTGAGCGTTCGTTCCTGGAGTATCAGAATAGGGTAAACGATGTGAATTATCGAGATACCTTTGAATATCTTTCCTTTCATACCCCCTTTGGCGGGATGGTGAAAAGTGCTCACCGAGCCATGATGAGAAAGATGGCTCAAGCCAGCCCGCGAGAGATAGAACCCGATTTTCAGAAGCGCGTGGCGCCCGGATTGATCTATTGCCAGCGTGTTGGCAATATGATGGGAGGATCCATGTTCATGTCTCTAGCAAGCACAATAGATCATGGATCCTACGATTTGCCAAAGCGAATCGGCTGTTTTTCATACGGGTCAGGCTGCTGCTCAGAGTTCTACAGCGGCATTGCTTCAGCCCGCGGGCAGCAGCTTCAATCGCGTTTTCGCATAGAGGAGCAATTAAACGGGCGCTATTCATTAAATATCCAAGAATATGAGGCTCTATTGGCCGAGAGCAGTGCCGTAAAATTCGGCACGCGGAATACCAAATTGGAGTTTGACCGGATACCGGCAGTTATGGATTCATGCAAGGGGAAAGGACTTTTGTTCCTACAGGAAATCAAAGAGTTTCATCGCCAATACAGCTGGATCTAG
- a CDS encoding polyketide synthase — MSQSVVDVCEVEPGIVQITMQDRVHKNTFSEELVCGLIQAYETIHANPNYKVAVVTGYDSYFSSGGTREGLLSIYEGREKFTDVNIYSLPLNCRIPVIAAMQGHGIGGGFVLGLYSDFVILSRESMYTANFMKYGFTPGMGATYMLPKKLGFSLAEEMLLSAGGYRGAELEKRGVPFRVLPRDEVLGQALELARQVAEKPRISLITLKDHLVKTIREELPFVIEQEIAMHETTFHQDEVKHRIMELFGK; from the coding sequence ATGTCACAATCGGTTGTTGATGTGTGTGAAGTGGAGCCGGGTATTGTTCAAATCACGATGCAGGACCGGGTTCATAAAAATACGTTTTCGGAGGAATTAGTCTGCGGCTTGATTCAAGCCTATGAAACGATTCATGCAAACCCGAACTATAAGGTTGCGGTTGTGACCGGGTATGACAGCTATTTTTCTTCAGGCGGAACGAGGGAAGGGTTGTTATCCATATACGAAGGACGGGAAAAGTTTACCGACGTCAATATTTACAGCCTTCCCCTAAATTGCAGGATACCTGTGATTGCTGCCATGCAGGGGCATGGCATTGGCGGCGGATTTGTATTGGGTTTATATTCGGATTTCGTAATTCTCAGCAGGGAAAGTATGTATACCGCCAACTTTATGAAATACGGATTTACGCCTGGCATGGGCGCGACGTATATGCTGCCCAAGAAACTGGGATTTAGTTTGGCCGAGGAAATGCTGCTAAGCGCCGGTGGTTATCGGGGAGCAGAGCTTGAAAAACGAGGAGTTCCATTCCGGGTGCTCCCGAGGGATGAGGTTCTGGGACAGGCACTGGAATTGGCTAGACAAGTGGCTGAAAAGCCGAGAATATCATTAATTACCTTAAAGGATCACTTGGTAAAAACGATTCGGGAGGAACTCCCCTTCGTTATCGAACAGGAAATTGCCATGCATGAAACAACCTTCCATCAAGATGAGGTTAAACATCGAATCATGGAATTATTCGGCAAATAA